A portion of the Chelonia mydas isolate rCheMyd1 chromosome 23, rCheMyd1.pri.v2, whole genome shotgun sequence genome contains these proteins:
- the LOC102947937 gene encoding cytochrome P450 2G1, translating into MELGGAVTIFLAICLSCLVLLSAWKKMHQGGKLPPGPTPLPFLGNLLQLKTNETFKSFMALRDKYGPVFTVHLGPRRVVVLCGHEAVKEALVDQAEEFSGRGALASIDRNFNGFGVALANGERWRQLRRFSLTILRNFGMGKRSIEERIQEEAQFLLEEFRKTRGLPFDPIFFLSRTVSNVISAVVFGSRFDYEDETFLSLLRMVNESFVEMSTPWAQLYDMFSCVMQYLPGRHHRIYHLIEDLKAFVAQQVTINQASLEPSAPRDFIDCFLIQMEKEKQNPNSEFNTKNLVLTTLNLFFAGTETVSSTLRYGFLLLMKHPGVQEKVHQEIDHVIGRDRVPASEDRMKMPYTDAVIHEIQRVTDIVPMGVPHTVIRDTQFRGYTLPKGTDVFPLLGSVLRDAKYFSNPEEFNPGHFLDENGRFKKNKAFVPFSSGKRVCLGEAMARMELFLYFTTILQSFSLKPLLPPEDIDISWKVSGFGNVPPTYEMCLLPR; encoded by the exons ATGGAGCTCGGCGGAGCCGTGACCATATTCCTGGCTATCTGCCTCTCCTGTCTGGTTCTCCTTTCGGCCTGGAAGAAAATGCACCAGGGGGGGAAGCTGCCCCCGGGGCCGACCCCTCTGCCCTTCCTCGGCAACTTGCTGCAGCTGAAGACCAACGAGACCTTCAAGTCGTTCATGGCG CTGCGGGACAAGTACGGCCCGGTGTTCACGGTGCACCTGGGCCCGCGGCGGGTGGTGGTGCTGTGCGGGCACGAGGCGGTGAAGGAGGCCCTGGTGGATCAGGCCGAGGAGTTCAGCGGCAGAGGGGCGCTGGCGTCCATCGACCGGAATTTCAATGGTTTCG GGGTGGCTTTGGCCAATGGGGAGCGGTGGCGGCAGCTGCGCCGGTTCTCCCTCACCATCCTCAGGAACTTCGGCATGGGGAAGCGGTCCATCGAGGAGCGGATCCAGGAGGAGGCCCAGTTCCTGCTGGAGGAGTTCCGGAAAACCAGAG GTTTGCCCTTTGACCCGATCTTCTTCCTGAGCCGCACGGTCTCCAACGTCATCAGCGCCGTCGTCTTCGGGAGCCGCTTCGACTACGAGGACGAGACGTTTCTGTCCCTGCTGCGCATGGTCAACGAAAGCTTCGTAGAGATGAGCACGCCCTGGGCCCAG ctctacGACATGTTCTCCTGCGTCATGCAGTACCTGCCTGGGCGCCACCACCGCATCTACCACCTCATCGAGGACCTCAAGGCCTTCGTCGCCCAGCAGGTGACGATCAACCAGGCCTCACTCGAGCCCAGCGCCCCGCGGGACTTCATCGACTGCTTCCTCATCCAGATGGAAAAG GAAAAGCAAAACCCCAACAGCGAATTCAACACCAAGAACTTGGTGCTGACCACGCTCAACTTGTTCTTCGCTGGCACGGAGACCGTCAGCTCCACCCTGAGATACGGGTTCCTGCTCCTCATGAAACACCCGGGCGTCCAAG AAAAGGTGCACCAGGAAATTGACCACGTCATCGGCCGGGACCGCGTTCCCGCCAGCGAGGACCGGATGAAGATGCCCTACACGGACGCGGTGATCCACGAGATCCAGAGGGTGACGGATATCGTGCCCATGGGGGTGCCGCACACCGTGATCCGGGACACCCAGTTCCGGGGGTACACCCTCCCCAAg GGCACTGACGTGTTCCCCTTACTGGGCTCTGTCCTACGGGACGCGAAATACTTCAGCAACCCAGAAGAATTCAACCCGGGGCATTTCCTGGATGAGAACGGCCGTTTTAAGAAGAACAAGGCTTTCGTGCCGTTCTCCTCAG GGAAGCGTGTGTGCCTGGGCGAGGCCATGGCCCGCATGGAGCTCTTCCTGTATTTCACCACGATCCTGCAGAGCTTCTCACtgaaacccctcctgcccccggaGGACATCGACATCAGCTGGAAAGTGAGTGGGTTCGGGAACGTGCCCCCCAC
- the LOC102945987 gene encoding cytochrome P450 2G1 yields the protein MQEAGPNLAWGKYIPGHSRLARRTGEVTSHTMELVGAITIFLGIYVSCLLLVSAWRKQSRYKNMPPGPTPLPLIGNFLQMKVGETLKSLEKLSETYGPVFTVYFGSKPIVVLCGHEAVKEALVDQAEEFSGRATVPTVEKNFNGFGVVFANGERWRQLRRFSLTILRNFGMGKRSIEERIQEEAQFLLETFRNTKGEPFDPTFFLSRAVSNVICSIVFGDRFDCEDKEFLSLLQMMNESFREISTPWSQFYDMYAHFLKYFPGPHMKIYYILEDMRKFIERRVKQNQATLDVNSPRDFIDCFLIQMEKEKQNPSSEFNTKNLELTTLNLFFAGTETVSSTLRYGFLLLMKHPEVLGKMHEEIDRVIGQNRVPAIEDRSQMPYTDAVIHEVQRVSDLIPMDLPHIVIRDTQFRGYTIPQGTEIYPILSTVLRDPSKFKNPESFNPGNFLEETGRFRKNDAFVPFSSGKRICLGEALARMELFLFFTTILQSFTLKPLVAPEDIDTKPLESGFAKIPPFYQLCVVPR from the exons ATGCAGGAGGCAGGGCCAAACCTGGCTTGGGGTAAATATATACCAGGGCATTCCAGGCTGGCTCGCCGCACCGGGGAGGTGACTTCACACACCATGGAGCTGGTTGGGGCCATCACCATCTTCCTGGGCATCTACGTGTCCTGCCTCCTCCTCGTCTCCGCCTGGAGAAAGCAGTCGCGTTACAAGAACATGCCCCCCGGGCCCACTCCTCTCCCGCTGATCGGGAACTTCCTGCAGATGAAGGTGGGAGAAACCCTAAAATCACTGGAGAAG CTGAGTGAGACGTACGGCCCGGTGTTCACGGTCTATTTCGGGTCCAAGCCCATCGTGGTGCTGTGCGGGCACGAGGCGGTGAAGGAAGCGCTGGTGGACCAGGCCGAGGAGTTCAGCGGCAGAGCCACCGTTCCGACTGTCGAGAAGAACTTTAATGGCTTTG GGGTGGTTTTTGCCAACGGGGAGCGGTGGCGGCAGCTGCGCCGGTTCTCCCTCACCATCCTGAGGAACTTCGGCATGGGGAAGCGGTCCATCGAGGAGCGGATCCAGGAGGAAGCCCAGTTCCTGCTGGAAACCTTTCGAAATACAAAAG GGGAACCTTTTGACCCGACCTTCTTCTTGAGCCGGGCCGTCTCCAACGTCATCTGCTCCATCGTCTTTGGTGACCGCTTTGACTGTGAGGACAAAGAATTCCTGTCCTTGCTGCAGATGATGAACGAAAGCTTTAGGGAGATCAGCACCCCGTGGTCACAG TTCTACGACATGTATGCACATTTCCTCAAATACTTCCCCGGCCCTCACATGAAAATCTACTACATACTGGAAGACATGAGGAAATTTATTGAGAGGAGAGTGAAGCAGAACCAAGCAACACTGGATGTCAATTCCCCCCGGGATTTTATCGACTGCTTCCTGATCCAAATGGAAAAG GAAAAGCAAAACCCTTCCAGCGAATTTAACACCAAGAACTTGGAGCTGACCACGCTCAACTTGTTCTTCGCTGGCACGGAGACCGTCAGCTCCACCCTGAGATACGGATTCCTGCTCCTGATGAAACACCCGGAGGTCCTAG GGAAGATGCACGAGGAGATCGACCGGGTGATCGGCCAGAACCGCGTCCCGGCCATCGAGGACCGGAGCCAGATGCCCTACACTGACGCCGTGATCCATGAGGTCCAGCGGGTCAGCGACCTGATCCCCATGGACTTGCCCCACATCGTGATCCGGGACACCCAGTTCAGAGGCTACACCATCCCCCAG ggcaccGAGATCTACCCCATACTCAGCACCGTCCTGCGTGACCCCAGCAAGTTCAAAAACCCCGAAAGCTTCAACCCCGGGAATTTCCTGGAGGAGACGGGGCGCTTCCGGAAAAATGACGCCTTCGTGCCCTTTTCCTCAG GTAAGAGGATCTGCCTGGGCGAGGCACTGGCCCGCATGgagctcttcctcttcttcaccACCATCCTGCAGAGCTTCACGCTGAAGCCCCTGGTGGCCCCGGAGGACATCGACACCAAGCCGCTGGAGAGCGGCTTTGCCAAAATCCCGCCCTTCTACCAGCTCTGCGTGGTCCCTCGCTGA